In Musa acuminata AAA Group cultivar baxijiao chromosome BXJ3-9, Cavendish_Baxijiao_AAA, whole genome shotgun sequence, a single genomic region encodes these proteins:
- the LOC103997853 gene encoding uncharacterized protein LOC103997853, which produces MAEQRRGNQQQRHHHHPAVDDVMKVLSRASRDLLLVQRQLDQEFQRSYPDDVNPCKIVARIKKIQEDLVSLKELCRELLAEKQDLIDKTRSVLVGQRHSLQMLLASSGLPSMSESDDMAYANLNQVIDEWTAQVRAKTGDEKDIGEDINQMLFSALVQNN; this is translated from the exons ATGGCGGAACAGCGGCGGGGGAACCAGCAGCAGCGCCACCACCACCATCCGGCGGTGGACGACGTGATGAAGGTCTTGAGCAGGGCGAGCCGTGACCTCCTCCTCGTCCAGCGTCAGCTAGATCAGGAATTCCAGCGTTCCTACCCCGACGAC GTCAATCCCTGCAAGATTGTTGCTCGCATCAAGAAGATCCAGGAGGACTTGGTCTCGCTCAAGGAACTCTGCCGCGAGCTGCTCGCTGAGAAACag GATTTAATTGACAAAACAAGATCAGTTTTGGTTGGGCAAAGGCATTCATTGCAGATGTTATTGGCTTCTTCTGGTCTACCTTCAATGAGTGAATCTGATGACATGGCATACGCAAATTTGAACCAG GTTATTGACGAATGGACAGCTCAAGTGAGAGCAAAGACTG GGGACGAGAAAGACATCGGTGAGGATATAAATCAGATGCTTTTCTCGGCATTAGTTCAGAACAACTAA